Proteins encoded in a region of the Roseateles sp. SL47 genome:
- the tagH gene encoding type VI secretion system-associated FHA domain protein TagH, producing MTLTLRAVSLNDLPLTQPITAQFGPQGGTIGRADSNTMALPDPERHISRQQAEIRATPGGYLIFNTGSANPITVAGQPLAQGQSVPLRDRDEIRVGGYLLEVSESAAEDTAVSQAPLAQPTAASASTVLPPAPARPASASSDPFGDLLGSGSGSRSTSGGSAGNPFADLLGTPPPPPSRSAFGQTHRTAPVPPAAPPVALLPDDFDPFAPPPAPAVLAPAARAGQDFGGLGSPLPAPPPVSRPHQELSGGGAFADLIPASGNAPSSLDDMFGLKPGGNSAGDPLAGFMAEATKGLRDSGDDGLSTDPMSLFGAPAPKPSHSEPVTPALPDHTSALNSAFRPPEVRPPAHRPEPTAAARAPAVTPVAPTLAPTAPTLAPTLAPPIPTASADVGAQDRFAPAVPHDAATPMFMDSEAGGLISPPPAPRPARPNPGAAAPRAAGASADTAALWQAFSEGAGIRFEPTQGLTPELMCNIGQLLRSSVDGTLQMMAVRAATKHELRAQVTVIRSRDNNPLKFSPDAQSALEQLLQPPVRGFLPGPAAMSDAMHDLVGHTIGTMAGTRAALEGVLGRFKPEMLESKLTSRSMLDSVLTLNRKAKLWELYLQHFEAIREEAQEDFHNLFGKAFLEAYEEQLERLNQRKTAA from the coding sequence ATGACCCTCACCCTGCGCGCAGTGTCGCTGAACGACCTGCCCCTGACGCAGCCAATTACCGCACAGTTTGGGCCGCAGGGGGGCACGATTGGCCGTGCCGACAGCAACACCATGGCGCTTCCCGACCCGGAACGCCATATCTCCCGGCAACAGGCGGAAATCCGCGCCACGCCCGGCGGTTACCTGATCTTCAACACCGGCAGCGCCAATCCGATCACCGTGGCCGGCCAACCTCTGGCCCAGGGGCAGAGCGTGCCGTTGCGGGACCGCGACGAGATCCGCGTGGGGGGCTATCTGCTGGAAGTCTCCGAAAGCGCCGCAGAAGACACCGCTGTCTCGCAGGCGCCCCTGGCGCAGCCCACGGCCGCCAGCGCATCCACGGTCCTGCCTCCCGCACCCGCACGGCCGGCATCGGCGTCTAGTGACCCGTTTGGCGATCTGCTGGGGAGTGGCAGCGGCAGTCGCAGCACGAGTGGCGGCAGCGCCGGCAACCCGTTTGCCGACCTGCTGGGCACCCCACCGCCGCCGCCGTCCCGGTCCGCCTTCGGTCAGACCCACCGGACCGCCCCGGTTCCCCCGGCCGCACCGCCCGTGGCTTTGCTGCCGGACGATTTCGATCCGTTTGCCCCGCCTCCTGCCCCTGCGGTGCTTGCACCCGCAGCCCGGGCGGGCCAGGATTTCGGCGGTCTGGGGAGTCCGCTCCCGGCCCCGCCGCCGGTCAGCCGTCCCCATCAGGAGCTGTCGGGTGGCGGCGCTTTTGCCGATCTGATCCCCGCCTCCGGGAATGCCCCCAGCTCCTTGGACGATATGTTTGGCCTCAAGCCAGGCGGCAACAGCGCCGGGGATCCGCTGGCGGGTTTCATGGCCGAAGCCACCAAGGGTCTGCGCGACAGCGGCGATGACGGCCTGTCCACCGATCCGATGTCGCTGTTTGGCGCCCCGGCGCCCAAGCCGTCGCATTCCGAGCCCGTCACGCCCGCCTTGCCGGACCACACGTCCGCCCTGAACAGCGCCTTCCGGCCGCCCGAGGTGCGTCCACCGGCTCATCGGCCTGAGCCCACGGCAGCCGCTCGGGCCCCGGCCGTGACACCGGTCGCGCCGACGCTGGCGCCTACCGCACCGACGCTTGCACCGACGCTGGCGCCGCCCATCCCGACCGCCTCTGCGGACGTTGGCGCCCAGGACCGCTTTGCGCCCGCCGTCCCGCACGACGCCGCCACCCCGATGTTCATGGACTCGGAGGCCGGCGGCCTGATTTCCCCGCCACCGGCACCTCGCCCCGCCCGTCCCAACCCCGGGGCGGCCGCGCCGCGCGCCGCCGGGGCATCGGCGGACACCGCCGCCCTCTGGCAGGCCTTCAGTGAAGGTGCCGGCATCCGCTTTGAACCCACCCAGGGCCTGACACCGGAGCTGATGTGCAACATCGGCCAACTGCTGCGGTCATCGGTGGACGGCACCTTGCAGATGATGGCCGTCCGCGCCGCCACCAAGCACGAACTGCGGGCGCAGGTCACCGTCATCCGCTCCCGGGACAACAATCCCCTGAAGTTCTCGCCGGATGCACAGTCGGCGCTGGAGCAACTGTTGCAGCCGCCGGTGCGCGGTTTCCTGCCAGGCCCGGCCGCGATGTCGGACGCCATGCATGACCTGGTGGGTCACACCATCGGTACCATGGCAGGGACCCGGGCCGCGCTGGAAGGCGTGCTGGGCCGTTTCAAGCCGGAAATGCTGGAGTCCAAGCTCACCAGCCGGTCCATGCTGGACAGCGTGCTGACGCTCAACCGCAAGGCCAAGCTCTGGGAGCTGTACCTGCAGCATTTCGAAGCGATCCGTGAGGAGGCCCAGGAGGACTTCCACAACCTGTTCGGCAAGGCCTTCCTGGAGGCCTATGAAGAGCAGCTCGAACGCCTGAATCAACGCAAGACCGCGGCCTGA
- a CDS encoding polysaccharide deacetylase family protein, with protein sequence MKLTSLQGACAAVVLALCGCTSTPPAPPPVSPVLPDQAPLPGQVLARNERLMIYVPAGGDSLRGLAARLLGSEDNDWQISEANGGLSKLEPGQPVVVPLKPQNPVGVWPGSYQTVPVLCYHRIGSVGGKMAVSSANFAAQMEWLVKNNYRVLKLGQLGPYLDGQQALPPRSVVITFDDGYESVYRFAFPVLKKLGLPATMFVYTDFLGAGDALTWPQLQEMSASGLMDIQSHSKTHRNLIERTAGETDDRYARNIEQEVVFPRDMLEKRLNTPVRHFAYPYGDANELVLDQLTRQKFNLAVTVNPGGNAFFAQALMLRRTMIFGDHDLEAFKARLQTSRKIGGAP encoded by the coding sequence ATGAAACTGACCTCCCTGCAGGGTGCGTGCGCGGCGGTGGTTCTCGCGCTGTGTGGATGCACCTCCACGCCGCCGGCACCACCGCCTGTGTCGCCCGTCCTTCCCGATCAGGCTCCGCTGCCCGGCCAGGTCCTGGCCCGGAATGAACGCCTGATGATCTATGTGCCCGCTGGCGGCGATTCGCTGCGCGGCCTGGCCGCCCGACTGCTGGGCAGCGAAGACAACGACTGGCAGATCAGCGAAGCCAATGGCGGGCTGAGCAAGCTCGAGCCTGGCCAGCCGGTGGTGGTGCCCTTGAAGCCGCAGAACCCGGTGGGCGTGTGGCCGGGCAGCTACCAGACCGTGCCGGTGCTGTGCTACCACCGCATCGGTTCCGTGGGCGGCAAGATGGCCGTGTCGTCGGCCAACTTTGCGGCGCAGATGGAATGGCTGGTGAAGAACAACTACCGGGTGTTGAAGCTCGGTCAGCTCGGCCCGTACCTGGACGGTCAGCAAGCGCTGCCGCCGCGATCGGTGGTCATCACCTTCGACGACGGCTATGAGTCGGTCTATCGGTTTGCGTTTCCAGTGCTCAAGAAGCTGGGGTTGCCGGCCACGATGTTTGTCTACACCGATTTCCTGGGGGCAGGCGACGCACTGACCTGGCCGCAGTTGCAGGAGATGTCGGCGTCGGGACTGATGGACATCCAGTCGCACTCCAAAACCCATCGCAACCTGATCGAGCGTACGGCCGGCGAGACGGATGATCGTTATGCCCGCAACATCGAGCAGGAAGTGGTGTTTCCGCGGGACATGCTGGAAAAGCGCCTCAACACCCCGGTGCGGCATTTCGCCTATCCGTATGGGGATGCAAACGAGCTGGTGCTGGACCAACTGACACGGCAGAAGTTCAATCTGGCAGTCACGGTGAATCCCGGTGGCAATGCATTCTTTGCACAAGCGTTGATGTTGCGTCGCACCATGATTTTTGGTGATCACGACCTGGAGGCCTTCAAGGCGCGGTTGCAGACCAGCCGCAAGATCGGGGGCGCGCCATGA
- a CDS encoding LysM peptidoglycan-binding domain-containing protein: MSAVDMLEAGQEDQARAEIQRALAVDNANKLANSLMRQITGDPVQMLGKESWSYTVRPNDTLSRIAGRFMGDIYSFYLLARYNDIKVPARVAGGQVLRIPGKAPPPGSLDPQPAPGRGRNTPAPAPQPAATPAPSPAPAAAPAPAPAPELSAGEKAMRNGEAWERSNRLDRALDEYKRAASMDQPGAQAKVETVRKKLTDRYTLAARTAFAKQDLAGSIKAWDNVLELDPGNEVAKLERQKAVALKAKVDQLK, from the coding sequence ATGTCGGCCGTCGACATGCTGGAAGCCGGCCAGGAAGATCAGGCCCGTGCTGAAATCCAGCGCGCCCTGGCGGTGGACAATGCCAACAAGCTGGCCAACAGCCTGATGCGGCAGATCACCGGCGACCCGGTCCAGATGCTGGGCAAGGAGTCCTGGTCCTACACCGTGCGGCCCAACGACACGCTGTCTCGCATTGCGGGGCGGTTCATGGGCGACATCTATTCGTTCTACCTCCTCGCCCGTTACAACGACATCAAGGTGCCGGCCCGCGTGGCGGGTGGCCAGGTGCTGCGTATCCCGGGCAAGGCGCCGCCCCCGGGCTCGCTGGATCCGCAGCCGGCGCCAGGACGTGGCCGCAACACACCGGCCCCGGCGCCGCAGCCTGCCGCCACCCCGGCCCCCTCACCGGCTCCGGCCGCTGCACCCGCGCCCGCCCCGGCGCCGGAACTGAGCGCTGGCGAAAAGGCCATGCGTAACGGCGAAGCCTGGGAACGTAGCAACCGCCTGGACCGCGCGCTGGACGAATACAAGCGTGCGGCCTCGATGGACCAGCCGGGCGCCCAGGCCAAGGTGGAGACAGTCCGCAAGAAGCTGACCGACCGCTACACGCTGGCCGCCCGTACGGCCTTCGCCAAGCAGGACCTGGCCGGTTCGATCAAGGCTTGGGACAACGTGCTGGAACTGGACCCCGGCAATGAAGTGGCCAAGCTGGAGCGTCAAAAGGCCGTGGCCTTGAAGGCCAAGGTCGACCAGCTGAAATAA
- a CDS encoding PP2C family protein-serine/threonine phosphatase: MLKIRVAACSEIGQRTTNEDAVVAHENGPGWYAVLCDGAGGHRNGAEAARRAVYRMQHALGDATLPWRPELLTGAVIAAHEDVRRGIEESGRARMHTTLVALCVDAQRNFAMWTHVGDSRLYRLRNGRVDRVTNDDSVVQRLIDAGLITPAQAEDHPHKNHLVAALGIDDELEPHTTGAEPLEDGDVFLLCSDGWWGSAGEVSIPDTLRLAQNPQDWLLAMRAEIEARALPNQDNFSAIAVWVGDRQTAPVMNADDDDTVTAVTPVRPSEEAYGSTPSGAPAASVSTTGPQGNDGDDEDDETTRRMPL; encoded by the coding sequence ATGCTCAAGATCCGCGTCGCGGCCTGTAGCGAAATCGGCCAGCGCACCACCAATGAGGATGCGGTGGTCGCCCATGAAAACGGCCCTGGCTGGTATGCCGTCCTGTGCGACGGTGCCGGCGGCCACCGCAACGGCGCGGAAGCCGCGCGGCGTGCCGTCTACCGCATGCAGCATGCGCTGGGCGATGCCACCTTGCCTTGGCGCCCTGAGCTGCTGACCGGGGCGGTCATCGCGGCCCATGAGGATGTGCGCCGAGGCATCGAGGAAAGCGGCCGCGCCCGCATGCACACCACGCTGGTGGCCCTGTGCGTGGATGCGCAGCGCAACTTCGCCATGTGGACCCATGTGGGCGATTCACGCCTGTACCGGCTGCGTAATGGCCGGGTGGACCGGGTGACCAACGACGACAGCGTGGTGCAGCGGCTGATCGACGCAGGCCTCATCACACCGGCACAGGCCGAGGACCATCCGCACAAGAACCATCTGGTGGCGGCGCTGGGCATTGACGATGAGCTGGAGCCTCACACCACAGGTGCGGAGCCACTGGAAGACGGAGACGTGTTCCTGCTGTGCAGCGACGGTTGGTGGGGCAGTGCGGGCGAAGTGTCGATTCCCGACACCCTGCGTCTGGCGCAGAACCCGCAGGACTGGCTGCTGGCCATGCGCGCGGAAATTGAAGCGCGGGCGTTGCCCAACCAGGACAACTTCAGTGCGATTGCCGTGTGGGTGGGAGACCGACAGACGGCGCCCGTGATGAATGCCGATGATGACGATACCGTCACGGCGGTCACGCCGGTGCGTCCGTCCGAAGAGGCCTACGGGTCAACGCCCTCCGGGGCGCCAGCTGCATCTGTGTCGACCACTGGCCCGCAGGGCAATGATGGGGACGATGAGGACGACGAGACCACGCGGCGCATGCCGCTGTGA
- the tagF gene encoding type VI secretion system-associated protein TagF: MASTSTASGSDATGNELTPGWYGKIAPLGDFAQRRLPPHWVRHCDPWLSELMRDLPLALGSHWLDLYLTAPVLRFAWAPGVVDMKWWFGVLMPSCDNVGRYFPLVIAQQRTDPPVDRAGLDHLERWYAVLAQAAVHTLEDAATLESFEQRLSSAPAFPASAAAAIPLPDAANRWQTFSPPSTSLPSGLAMLAAGELMERLAGCTIWSHRADRTDLTAAPVMPQFQWGPGLPGAQVFGKLLTQAAG, from the coding sequence ATGGCTTCCACTTCGACCGCATCGGGCAGCGACGCCACCGGCAACGAACTGACGCCAGGCTGGTACGGAAAAATCGCGCCCTTGGGCGATTTTGCCCAGCGGCGCCTGCCACCGCATTGGGTGCGCCACTGCGACCCGTGGCTGTCCGAGCTGATGCGCGACCTGCCGCTGGCGCTCGGGTCCCACTGGCTGGATCTCTACCTCACCGCCCCGGTCCTGCGTTTTGCATGGGCGCCGGGCGTGGTGGACATGAAGTGGTGGTTTGGTGTGCTCATGCCCAGTTGCGACAACGTCGGGCGCTACTTTCCGCTGGTGATTGCGCAGCAGCGCACCGATCCGCCGGTGGACCGCGCCGGGCTGGACCATCTGGAACGCTGGTATGCCGTGCTGGCGCAGGCCGCCGTGCATACGCTGGAAGATGCCGCCACGCTGGAGTCCTTCGAGCAGCGCCTGAGCTCCGCGCCGGCCTTCCCGGCCAGTGCGGCGGCCGCCATTCCGCTGCCGGATGCCGCCAACCGCTGGCAGACCTTCAGCCCGCCCAGCACGTCCCTGCCCTCCGGATTGGCGATGCTCGCCGCCGGGGAGCTGATGGAGCGGCTGGCCGGATGCACGATCTGGTCACACCGGGCGGATCGAACGGATCTCACGGCGGCGCCGGTGATGCCGCAGTTTCAGTGGGGCCCCGGGCTGCCCGGCGCGCAGGTGTTCGGGAAGCTGCTCACGCAGGCCGCTGGGTGA